GTAGAAATTGCAGGTTTCCTATTTCTTCCGGGAGCTGAGAAATTTGCGTACCATGTAGTCTCAAGTACCTTAACTGATATAAATTTCCAAGGAACTTAATGCTACTAGTTTGTGAAAGGTTGCAATCCTCTAAATCCAATACACGTAAAACTCGGCAGCTACCAAGAGCCAGCACTTGAGCAACGGCAGATGGGAAGATAACAATTGACCTTGCATGTTGCAACAAGCTCCTAGTATCTTGAGCAATTACATGACTGTTATTGCCATTTTGAAGGGACAACCTCCGAATCGTATTTGATGGAGATGTGCTATCCATATCACTTAGTACAGTAACAAAGTTTTCTTCACCTGACATGGAACGGATAAGATCGAGCACCATGTCATGTATGTGACAACTATCTAGCATGCTAGTAAATAAGTTGTGTATTGGCCGGATCATACTTTTGTTTATGAGCTCATGCAAGTAACTCTCTCCGAGTTCAAATAGACTTTTCCCTTGTTTTTCGCATTGAATAAAACCTTCAGCTATCCACATTCTTATCAAACGGTCCTTGTCAATTTCAAAATCTTCAGGAAACATGCTTAAATATAATAAGCAAGTCCTTAGGTGGCATGGTAGCTGATAATAGCTAAATGACAAAATCTTTCTCATATTCTCCACATCCATATTATTTTCCATGCCAGTACCAACAGAGTTGTACACCACATACCACTCCAGTTTATTTCTTCCTTTGCAAGCTAGCAAACTAGCCAACGTAATAATAGCTAAGGGAACACCAGCACATTTCTTTAGTATTCTGTCAGATACTTCGGCCAGCTCCTCATTTGGACATTTTACTGTTTCTTCATTGTTGTCTTTGTTTACATTACCAAATATTCTTCTAAAAAATAGTTTCCGAGAGTTGTTTGGAGAAAGGGGTTTCAGCTTGTAAGCACCACTAGCTTGTTTAGCAACATCAGAAATACGTGTAGTTGTAATAATAGTGTATCCAACATCATTATCAGGCAAAGCACATCTAATCATATTCCAAACTGAGATATCCCATATATCATCAACAACAATAAAATACCTACATATATCACAAGTTATTAGAGAAAAAACTCTTGGTTTTAGGATGGAAAAATATTCTAATATTGTTCATATACCAGCTTTATGCAAATGAAGCTAACTGGACCACTACTGATGATTTAATGATTAAACTAAAACCGCTATGGAGCAGCTGGATTAGCAAGTCCTTGGACAAAATAAGTCCACTCGGAATGTTTGCCAAACAAGGCAAGCATTTGTTTCCAATACCGAATGTTCTTCTATGCAGTAATTTTAGGGAGTTATTCAAAGAAAGGTGTTTCGTATTGTAAAACTACCAGCTTGTTCAACAACATCAAGAATATGGGTAGTTGTAATAACAGTGTATCCAACAACATTATCGGGCAAAGCACATCTAATCATTTTCTAGACTGAGATATACCATATGTCatcaatgcaacaacaaagtacCTACTCATACCACACATTATTAGAATGGAAAAGGTTCTAATATTGTTCATAGTCCAGCTGTAAGCAAATTAAGCTAAATGGAACACTACTAATGATTGAATGATTAAACTAAAATATCTACAAAGCATCTGGTTTAGCAAATTCGTGGACAAATAAAATTATTCCACTCGGAATGTTTGCCAGAACAAAAAATATGTCCAGCCAGGAAACTCTTTGCACTTAATAATGATGCGATAGAGCTTAAGTGGTTGTGTTGCCATTTAATAGGGCCCATGCATGAACCTTTAATTAACCATATGTAGCTATAGCCTTATACTTCATATATATGTATAATTGACGGAAGGAGTATTGTGAACAGAGGGTGCAAAGTATCAGTGGCTAAAAAACTTTGTAAGTACAAATTGATGAAAGGAGTGTTTCTACCTTTTGTCTTGAAGGAATTCTCGGAGTAGTTCTATAAGCCGCCTCTCATCCAGTGTTTCTTCATTGATGCTCTTGCCAAGGTCATATAGCAACTGCTTGTATAGTTTCTTCAGGTCGGGTGTCTGAGATACAGAAACAAAAGCTGAGCAATCAAATCGTGCTCTAATCTTTTTGTACACCACATCGGCAAGAGTAGTCTTTCCGAGACCTCCAAACCCAACAATGGAAACTATCTTGCCGTGCTGCTTAGACACTTCATTATTGCCTTCCGTTAGTATCCGGACTACCTCTTCTCTGGCCTCATCAATGCCAACGAGCTCTTCCACCTCATACTGAGCAATTAGTAACCGAGGATCGACGGTCACAGGCTTTGCAACATCAGTGTTGACCTTGTACCGATCACGCCGCATGGCTACCTCTTCGACATGGCTCTTGATTTCTCTGATTTCCTTTGCTATCTTATGGCGGATCACGGGCTGCTTGAACCAATTGAGGGTCCGGTCAATGGCTTCCTTGCATGTTCGCCTGACTTTCTCCCCGCCTTGCATCGCATCATATACGTGTCGATGGTGTCCTGTATGTCGTAGGACATCTCCCTCACTTTCCGTGCCCAGATCTTGTCCTGAGCGTCAAGCTTGTCTGCCGGCGTCTTGGAGATCTTCTCGAGGGCACCTTGCATGCTCTCGAGCTCAGCTTGGAGGAAGATAATCCCCCCCTTGACCTCCTTTTGTAGACTGTACTCGCCAGCAAGCAGCTCACCAAGCTTGGGGATGAGGCTCGGCGCAGTGCCCCCATCACGACCTCCATGTAGATCTGGCTCTGGGAGCAAGGAGCAAATTTGCTGTGTTTGTGTGAGCTGAGAGCAGTAGTGGTGTGCAGTGTAGAGTTGAATGGTGGTGCTCAAGGTAGATCTTGAGCAGGGCTCGTGACTCCTGCTGACGAGCAAAAAACAAAATTCTGGGCAATGGCTGTATGCACGTTGCACGCCTCGGGATGCCGCTGCCCGTTCACGGGGGGCTCCAGGAAAGATGCCGCTTGCTGCTTGCGTAGACAATTAGTCAACATCTCAACatcatctattatcttattatttggccaacaaacggagcctccacattcgctctcaaggactagaattatcttattatttagccAATAAATGGAGTctccacattcgctctcaaggcctagaaattcccatgttaatcggagaaaataagagaaatttaaattacccaccactgccattatattAAAATTAATCAAAAATACCCATGTACATAATAAGAGTTAACCCACCATTGCAACACCACTAACATTACTAAAATGAATATGTTAATATCAAATATCAACCGCTACAAGAATCGGACAAATTACGTcatcatcacttttccatacgTTTCCATAAATGAGATAGAtttacttttttaaaaaaatctaaacagaATCCATACAAGGAGAATAGTTTGATGTCATCATCACATTTCCATAAATGAGACAGATTTacttttaaaaaaatctaaacaaaacccaTACGAGGAGAACGGGTTGACTTCATTAAAGCAATCTGTAGGACTCGCCGCCGGAGTTTCACAATGTGGCTCGCCTCTGCAATCTCTACGACTCGCTGCCAGAGttacgttaatcggagaaaataagagaaatttaAATTATCCACCACTACCATTATATtaaaattggtcaaaaataCCCCTATACGTAATTAGAGTTAACCCACCTTTGCAACATTACTAACATTACTAAAATGAATATGTTAATATCAAATATCAACCGCTATATGAATCAGACAAATTGCATCATCATCACGTTTCCATACATGagatagattttttttaaaaaaaatctaaatagAATACATACGAGGAGTATAGTTTAACGTCATCATCACGTTTTCATAAATGAGACAAATTTACTTTCAAAAAATCTAAACAGAACCCATACGAGGAGAACAGGTTGACTTCATTAAAGCAATCTGTAGAACTCGCCGCCGGAGTTCCACAACGCGTGGCTCGCCTCTGCGATCACTACGACTCGTCGCCGGAGTTTCAGAACTTGCCTCCGCGATCTCTACACCTCGCCGGAGATCTTCAAAGAATTGAGCATCCGATTGCTCGAAGCTCTCGGCCTCTCCATGCGCTGCGGCGTCAGCGTCAGAAACCCCCATGCAAAGGTAGTCTCATGCTTGCATATTCGCCCATTGGTCATCATGAATATAAGGGGATGAGTTAAGTAATAAAATTTATTAAAGCAAAGCATCTTTGTTGATGAAACTCTCATATTCAGTGAACGATTTGTGCAAGGTTGCATCAGCCAGAGTAGCTGCAATTAATTACAGCAGGTAGCAACAGAGGTAaccctatatttttttttgttttaactttacgGTAGGCAGATTGATTAATGCTACATGTTTGTCCATTAGTTGTTAGATCACTCGGTAAGCTATTATCACACTTCCATGCAAATTTCTTTCATGAATAATCTTTGCAAAAAGAATTATTAAAATATCATCATGTCTTTTCACCTAATATGAATTTGCAGCTAATATATATGGTTTCTTTTCAAGTAGGGTATTGACGATTATGACATACAAAAAATTGAGTGATCTTACAACTAAAGGACAAATGTGGAGCATTAAAGTGAAAGTTATCAGATTTTGGGATTCAGTCAACAATGCAACCGACGAACTTATAAGCATGGATATGATTTTAATGGACGAACTTATAAGCATTGATATTCTAAACAGATAAGCCTGATAAGGATATTAAGGTTATTCCTCTATCTCATGTGAACTGTCCACGCTATTTTATTAACATTTGAGAGTTTACCCATACCCTCAATTTAGAACTTTGTATACTACTTTTATCTTAAAATGtcaaaacaaattaaatttaaaaattacacgtaacaaaaatattttaaatcatATTAATATATCCACACTCAAAACAACAAAATTAGTTTGTACTCATAGCTTAAAAGGCACAAAGTTAGAATACAAAATAAAGGGTGTAACCTTATATAATACTCCCTTCGTATCGTAAAGGAAGTCGTTACAGATATCGACATAGTCTTTAAAAATAACTTTGACCACTATTTTTTACtacaaaaaatttataaaatatagtcAAAATATACTTTTATGAAACTACATTTTAAGATAAATCTACTTACATCGCTatcatattttcaaactcaacacaaaagaatttatttatagACAAAGTTTAAAATGTTAGAGTTAAGACAAACTCAAAACGACTTCCTTTATAATATAGAGGTAGTATCTGGCCGCGCAAATGCGTGGGTGGCCCACCTAGTTATTAACAAATGAATTAGATTAGATTATTAAGCACGCACGCCTCTGCGCGCGGAGTAGGTGCGTGTATGTGACCGTGCGATTAACATAAGAAACTGTGACAGGCTTAGTAAAAAGGAACTGCTGAGAAGGAGAAACATGGCCCTCCCTGCATATACGTGTGTGTGTTGGGCTCATGGGATAGAGGAAAGTATGGTGCATCTCTTTATCCATTGCTCTTTTGCTCAAGCCTGTTGGGCTTCGATTGGTCTTCACATAGGGGATGACGACCCATTTGACACACTTCACCAGCTCAAGACACAGCTGGGAGTTCCTTTCTTTATGGATGTAATAATCCTCATGAGTTGGTGCATTTGGATGCAGAGGAATGATCTCATCTTCAAAGGCTTGCAGCCCCATCCTGACAATTGCCGTCGTCATTTCCTGAAGGAATTTGCCCTAGTTATTCTATGAGCAAAAGCTAGATTCAAAACTTTGATGTCTACATGGCTAAAAACCCTTGTgtaatctttctcttttttttcctttcgtcCTTTGCATCTTATTGAGACCTCTCTTTGTACCTTCGTTTATTTCTTTTAATAATTAATAGACTCAGAGCCGAGTTGAATGATGTGGTACTGCTTGAACCACCGTAGTAGAAAGAACCTGGCTTGAACCACCGTAGAAAGAACCACCGTCGCAGCTATCTGGTTCCGAATAGAGGAGCAGGTAGTTTGCTAGCTAGATTGAGCCACCGCTCGTTGAGAGCGATTGAGGTCGCTCGAGTTCAAGGTCTGCGGTCGATCTGTCCGTCACTCTCCATCCACTTGCACGTCAATTTTGCAGAAGAGTAGCAATTGCAGATGTCATGGTTTGAAAGTTTCCATGAGTGACGACgtaagaagaggaaggttgcctAAAAGTCTCGGCCACGGCAGTACGTAGAAAACTCGCGTAATACGTGGCTGATGGTGACCTGAGATGATGCCGGCCTGCCTGCTCGATCTTCTGTCGGTTTCGTTTGCAGGTAGCAGCGGGGCATGAAGGCCCGTGCCGCAGACCGGGCATTCTTGGTTGCAGCAAGACGACGCGCCATGGCACGGCTGAAACATGGGTGTCATGCCATCGGCGACGAAAGAGGCGGCGAGGTTGGAGGAGCAAGCTAGTAGCGGATCACCTAGGGAATTATTATGCCTGTTTATGAACAGATAGAAGGAGTAAGCAGCAAGGGTCAAAGAAATACATACGGATCATGGCAGGATGAGCACGCCGAGCACGGTGGCGGCTATGCACTGAAGTCTGAACTCGACCGGGTGGCAATGGAAGGAAAAAATCTCACTAGTTCTTTCATATGCAACGGAATCAGTGATCGTACAGTCGTACTACACCAATCTGTCTCTGCCTTCCAACGAGTAAGAACCTGAAGCAAACTTCAGAGCTGTAGTTTTGTTCTAAAAACATACTCCGATAGTTGGAGTACTCGCACGGAACCTGAACCTCTGAAGACGACGTTCCATGTGTTATGGGATCATTGTTTGGTTTTTGGGTTCGGTGCTGTGCTGTACCGTACCCTTTCATGTGTCAAGTAGCAGATCAAAGCTTTGGTAATTACGAGGAAGTAATCCCATGTACGCTTCTTACTATTGTGCCGAGCTCAGTTCTGAAACTCTGAACAACAGATCAGATCAGCCATTTCCTACCATGGACAACTATATCACATTCAAAAGCCCAGGGTCTCCGCGTTGTCGTCAGGTTTGGGTGCCCGTACCTCGACGTGGCGACGTGTAGCATCAATGAACAAAGATGAACCTCGCCGGGCGGCTCCAGCAGCCGGCGGGGAGAATGGCCTCCTACAGCTCGGACATGGTCTTGCAGAAGCAGAGGTCCAGCAAAGCGATGAGCAGTGGTCGGCAGGGGAGGAGTGGAGATTGTGGGCCTAATCATGTGCTCGTTGATGCTTTGGCCGAGTGGTTAAGGCGTGTGCCTGCTAAGTACATGGGATTTCCCCGTGAGAGttcaaatcttttttttttccgagCAACTCCCCGGGGGGGGGGTCCCCACCTATttttctgtcacaccctgaaatttcttgatttcaggatgtgattaaaattaaaaataattcaataattttctcataattttagaattttgccaacatttacttttctttatagggaatttagtataaaaaaataattgtttgTCTTTTAAATTAAATAAGGTTATTCttcttgtgttgcattcatgttgcttttgcattgttttattgtttgttgttcagtttgaatttgaattcttaaATTCGAATTTAAATTGAATGTGTTTGCTCTTCTCAAGAAAATAGAAAGCTTTTCTCATCCACTTTCACCCTAGCCGGCCCGTTCCCTtccccttttccctttttctccaCGCGGCCCAGCTCCGCGGCCCGCCTCCTTCTCCAGCCCGACGCCGCTCCATCACCCGATCTgccgctgacaggtggggcccacctgtcagggtcaTCTTCCTTCTCCTGCCCGCGCCGTGCCTCTGCTTCAGGCCCCGCACCGTGCTCCGCCATTGCCTGTGGGCCTCCGTCCGAGCCGGCCTACCCGAGGCCCCCTCCAGCtcagccccgcgcgcgcgccgaccCGGACCCTCTTCCCCACGAGCTCGCAACCGAACCGGACACTAGTCCGAATCTGGCCGTCGTACGCGCCCCGCAGTACCCTGAGCccgggcccgcacgccgaggtcCCTCGGGCCCTATAAATAGCATCGCCCCCGCACCCCTTGATCTGCACACCCAGGCCGCCGCCTTTTTCCCCCGCGCAGAACCctagcctcgccgccgccatttgagctctgctccagctcgggccgccgccgaacgACCTCCTCACTGCAGCCCTTCGCAAGCCGAGCGTCCCCGGAGATCCGCGCCACGGTGAGGAACCCCGTCAACCGTTTTTtcccttcctttctctctcctgcGCACGCGCGCACGATTCACCGGAGCTCTGcttcgccgctcgccgccgcgcacccacGCCCGGCCTCCACCGCATCTCGCAGAGCCCGCAATCGGTCTCCTCGCGTCGCGCACAGCCTCCCCAAGCCCGGTTCGAATCAAGCGCAGGAAGGCCGTTCCGGCCTACGCCGGcgaactcgccgccgctccgccatgcgccgccgcaagCCTGCTCCGCTCGTCTAGGTCCTGCGCAGAGCCCCTAGATGGCTTTGCCTTGACGTGCGCTCGCTTCCAGTCCCAAACCCGAGCCGAGTGCGTACCAGAATCGCGTTTACGCGATACGCCGGCCATCCCgccgctgcacgccgccgccaaccTCGCCGTCGGTTGCCTAGCGCCGCCGACAGCCGCCCCAACAGACCCCAGCCGTCCGATCTGAGATCAGTGGCCTAGATTAGATTCAAACCAAGTCAACTAGATCATTTACCGGTCAACCTAGTAccttttgcaaaagaaccccCCAGTTTCTAGGAAATCAACCCACGCCCCGGTAtggttcaaaagtatttacaaaagagcccttttatttatgttttagaccctgaccttttaggaaatagaacccgccgtccaggaagTGTAGTTTTGCTTTCTAACCCTCGCGAGTTAGGTTTAATTTGATTTTAGTCCCTAGTTTCTTTAGGGCTAGCCCCTAGAAGTTTAAATCTATCGCAAACAAGTCCTTGGAACCTTGTTTTAgtcatatctttcacgttttaactccgttttcatcgattctcgcgctcacgtgatctTTGCAACAtgtgcgatagctttatgacCTGGTTATCTTCCGTGAGCACAGTTTtctgtgtcttgcaaatcttttctgctagctcttaactctatagttaatcgcgactagatccctgaagcatcgtttatcccatagaatcaccgttttagttccgttttccgcgtttcttgagCTCTCGTAACCATAGAAgcaagccctatcctttagtgtgttcttttagagcctttcttttgttatggtgtaatgttcttagttgtatctttttgttttctttgtatggttgctcgttgattgctccgagtagagggatcgctgtttgaagattgaagatcaagagttctagatgagcaaaagctgaagagcagtaagagtagcttttcgttggagaaaggcaagtgaccctaatcatacttctatctatgcttatttacaagagtattatatgcattaattggaacatggagaaccacccaagaaaaccgtacaaccacaatactacatggctctggtcttggctaattaattagagactctagtttgtgacagtcttaccgaaagggcaagaggggatgcatcgatggggtatagctcggtcctcttggggcaattggtattgtttaatggtcctttggcaaggtaccacctcattagaacagtgttatgaccactttggcttgaaaccttagcggattgtcatgggttagggaatctttgtaaatgcctcgtagcatccctatgcaatcacacctcgaaagtgtggtattgtgcctagctagcacattgcgtggttgggttcaaagttcttcggaacttttacgcgaattgtggtgaaagtgtacaacctctgcagagttaaaactaaccggttagccgtgctcacagtcaagaacggcttggaccctcacatgattaataaacttaaagatgaatataaatcatattctggttatttcttgtggccttgctgagtaccaaccataagtgtactcacccttacttactgctgctcagaaggaaagaTGTGTGAAGTCTGTTGAAGaggttgctgagttctaggcgtacgcaaccccagtcgattgcctatgAAGTTGAAGcattcgtttccaggataagctgcataactctgatagtcttttatctGTTGTATTTTctcttttcgtgatactgttactgattatttacTTATAATGTttttatatgtatgaaacttgacaTACATATAGATATACATTTggttgtccttaaaaccgggtgtgacatttTCATTGATCGAGGCGTAAGTACAACGCAAAGTACATAGTGGACCCATCATACTGGGTTGAGAGTACAGAGGAGTCCCAACGAAGGGAAAAAGAGAAGGGGGAGAGTCTAAAGATGATCAGCCAACCAAATCTCTTAGGCGTCGTCTCTATTTTTTTATCCCGTGAAAATATTTGAATCTCTCACGCATCATCCTATGTTCATAGAACAAAataggggagagagagaggactcACCTTATCAGACCGATTgatccttttcctttttgtcCATGAGATTAAGCCCCGTATGTCTTTCACCATCGTGTGAGGAGAAGATTAAGGACCATGTCTCTTTAGTTTCTAGGATTCTTCTTTATTTGCAGTTCGCTCCTGACGAGTGTTGCCGACAGCCGGTTGGTCGGAGCAGAGTCATGCAGAGAACAGAGCATGGGGGAGTCACTACTGGCCCTGTCTGGATCCTTCTCTTCTATTCTATTCTAGGAAAGAATCTTGTATACATGGGCTATTAAATGAAATATATTTGTAAAACCTCTtgagggatgagtgtaacttttcgtgatgaatctaataacagtaattaatcaatgattagctacattaatactacagtaatcattctctaattatgtggtcaaatgtctcattatattcgtctcgtgctacagtaacataGTTCtagagttgattttgtaaactgactttatttgacaccataattaacGATTAAAATGTTACTATTCCTGGAATTCCAGGAAACCAAACAAGGTCACTATCTCATTGCACACCGAAACAGAGCAGGCGTCATAGTTGCAGTCAAATGCTACATGAGTTGGCCTATACCATATTAGAAAGAGAGAGCGAGCGACCATGCATACCGGCACCTATGCTCTCTGACGTCTCACCAGAAAATTACGCAAAATAacttcttcaccttttttctaACCCACACATGTGACATTTCAAATGTCACATTTCCATGGGAAACTGAGTAGATAGCATCACTACTTACAGGTTCGAGTTGTTTGTTACTATCCATGGGTGAGCAATCTAATCTCTGCAGATGTGGTGAAGCAGAGGAACTTGTCATCTATGAGCAACTGATAGTTGGTGTTAAGTGTTAACTCAAATCTTTCTTCTGTTCTATATTCGTCATCTAAATTCTAGGCAGAAATCGAAACAAAATATAGATTACAAGAAAATATAGAGGCAGAAATGGTTTAGGGGCAAGGGAAAGAAGACCAGGCTGGCAACAGGGCAGGAAAAACCAACGCAATTAATTTTAGAATAAGAATTTTGCTATCTCTGAGACAAATATATGAAACTAAGATTATACGGAGGAAAAGGGGGTTACATCAACCAACAGGAGTCAGGCTGGCATTCCTTTAGCACTGTCAGTTCGGGATCCATCATCCGACTCTGAGGAAATAAACCGGgaaaaataaatgcaaattAAGTTTAGAAGAAACAGAAGGGGAGTAGCAAGGAATACGAACAGAGCTAGGGCACCTTCATCTTCAATTAAGATTGCAAGAAAACAAATAAAGCAAGAAAAAATGGCACAGGTGAGAAAAACTAATGCAAGGAATAACTACAGGAGCTAGCACACCTTTATATttaaatatacatatatcatgTCTGGGTTGATTGGGATGCATTTCAGCTGCACGCGTCAGCGTAGCCTTGGCTTGCTCGGCCTCCTCCTTTTGCTTGCGCCTTCATATCGGAGCTCAGCAAAGACCCTCTGCAACGATGGCAGGTTTCCGAGGCTCAAGTCGAGACCATCATTGCTGCTGGCAATTCCTCTTCCTTCCCGCACATAAAACAATGGCCAGAGGTAAAGCTCTCTGAGTCTTGGCATTGCCCCTTGTTGAAATACCATTGGCCATACAAATCGCGAGAAGGAACAGAATACGAGGCATGGGAACGAACCAGCACGAACAATGAATCCCTGAAGGATTCCCCAGTTCTTATTGCTCAGATGTAAAAAGCGGAGAGCTGGCAACCTCCCGAGGATTTCAAGATCGACCTGATGTAGCTCCCTCACGGTGATGTATAGGCAGGTGAGATCTGGTACGAGCAATGGATTCACCCAAGCCGGAAGTGTAGAAAACCAATAGCAGTCTTCTATACCCAACAAACGGAGGTGTCGAGGAGCGACCCAGGCATCCAATCCACCGATGCTGCGTTGACCAGGAGGGACTACAATATGTAGTTCCTGAATCTTTTGTAGCTTGTGTAGGCACTCCAACAGCTTTTCGTTCCACTTCTCCAATTTAATCCACAGCCGCCTCAGTTCAGTTAGATGGCCCAACTCCTCTATAATGTTTATGGTGGATTCATCAATGCATAACCGTGACAGCTGCTCAAGGCATCTTAGGTTTCCGATTCCATTTGGCACTCTTGTAGATACGTCAATATCTAGGCAAATCAAATTTCTTAGCTGGACAACACTCCAAGTCAAGCTGGAAATAGTATTTGACCTTACGTCCAATGTATGTAGAAATTGCAGGTTTCCTATTTCTTCTGGGAGGTGAGAAACACTTGTCCCACGTAGTCCCAAGTACCTCAAGTGATATAACTTCCCAAGGTCCTTGAGGCTTTTATTCTGTGAAAGATTGCAATGCTCTAAATCTAGTACACGTAAAACTCGGCAGCTGCCAGCAGCCGGCATTTGACCAACGGCAAATGGAAAGATAACAACTGACCTTGCATGTTGCAACAAGTTTCTAGTAACTTGAACCATCATGTGACTTTTCTTGCCAAATTGAAGGGACAACCTCCGAATTGTATTTGATGGAGATGTGCTATCCATATCATTTAGTACAGTAATAAAGTTTTCTTCACTTGACAAGGAACAGATAAGATCAAGGACCATATCATGTATGCGGCAACTATGTAGCATGCCAGTTACTGAGTTATGTATTGGTTGGATCATACTTCTATTTATGAGCTCGTTGAAGTAAAACTCTCCTAGTTCAAATAGACTCTTTCCCTGTTTTTCATATTGGATAAAACCTTCAGCTATCCACATTCTTATCAAACGGTCCTTGTCAATTTCAAAATCTTCAGGAAACATGCTAAAATATAACAAGCAAGTCCTTAGATGGCACGGCAGCTCATAATAGCTAAAAGACAAAATCTTTCTCATATTCTGCACGTCCATATTATTTTTCATACCAGTACCAATAGAGTTGTACACCTCGTACCActcaagtttatttcttgctTTGCAAGCTAGCAAACTAGCCATT
This genomic interval from Panicum virgatum strain AP13 chromosome 8K, P.virgatum_v5, whole genome shotgun sequence contains the following:
- the LOC120644987 gene encoding disease resistance protein RGA5-like isoform X1 — translated: MEVAMGLLSRLIHKVGDLLVGEYKLQSGVKGEIMFLQPELESMQGALKEIATAPPDQLCEQDKIWASEVRELCYDIEDSIDMFMVHCTGGAPSGPVGMRGFIHRSLNLLTRLRIRRQVATDIRDIKRRVIEAGERRERYRIDVARPAAVDPRLLAHYSKATELVGIDEARNEVIGILMEGDDQVSNQHGKIVSIGGFGGLGKTTLANAVYEKLKEKFDCWAFVSVSQTPDMRKIFKGLLYELGKNVNDETLDERQLIDQVRKFLQMKRYFIVVDDIWDIAVWKMIRCALPDNDVGYTIVTTTRISDVAEQAGGAYKLKPLSSNNSRKLFFRRIFGNENKDNNDEIEKCPDDELAEVSERILKKCVGVPLAIITMASLLACKARNKLEWYEVYNSIGTGMKNNMDVQNMRKILSFSYYELPCHLRTCLLYFSMFPEDFEIDKDRLIRMWIAEGFIQYEKQGKSLFELGEFYFNELINRSMIQPIHNSVTGMLHSCRIHDMVLDLICSLSSEENFITVLNDMDSTSPSNTIRRLSLQFGKKSHMMVQVTRNLLQHARSVVIFPFAVGQMPAAGSCRVLRVLDLEHCNLSQNKSLKDLGKLYHLRYLGLRGTSVSHLPEEIGNLQFLHTLDVRSNTISSLTWSVVQLRNLICLDIDVSTRVPNGIGNLRCLEQLSRLCIDESTINIIEELGHLTELRRLWIKLEKWNEKLLECLHKLQKIQELHIVVPPGQRSIGGLDAWVAPRHLRLLGIEDCYWFSTLPAWVNPLLVPDLTCLYITVRELHQVDLEILGRLPALRFLHLSNKNWGILQGFIVRAGSFPCLVFCSFSRFVWPMVFQQGAMPRLRELYLWPLFYVREGRGIASSNDGLDLSLGNLPSLQRVFAELRYEGASKRRRPSKPRLR